In Lolium rigidum isolate FL_2022 chromosome 7, APGP_CSIRO_Lrig_0.1, whole genome shotgun sequence, the DNA window AGCCCACAGCGCTATAGGTTTTTGCCTGCTTTATGCAGTTGAACCCCCAGCGTATTTTTTGATCAGGTCTCAGAAAGCAAGGTCCATATTCAATGCATCTTGTTGCCCCCCTCAACAAAAGATTCTAGTATAATGCCCACATAAGAAGAGTACCCACCAGTAAGAACGCTCCAAACGAGCTGCTTATGATGAACAGGAGACCACCAAAGGCTTTCaggaacatggtagaagcaatgaCAGTTTTAATCTGCAAAGAAACCAAATAGGAAGTCATCAGAGCTAGGAACCAAGTAGAACAGATTCTAAAAGAAGGATGAGGCAGGACAGGGCAAAAGGAACCAAAAAAAATATCCCTACATCAATGTGTGGCACTCCCATTCCTATGTTGGCAGACACCTGCTTGACGAAGAGGTCGAGCTTGGGCTTCAGCGACTTTGCTGCCGGTCCACCATCAGACCCAAACTCACTGAACCTGTGTGAATAGAAGTGCCAATCACAAACTAAATGGTTAGAGAACAGATTTATTGAGAGAATAATTCTGAATTTGTATGGCAGGACTATGAAGCATAATAAGACTGAGAAAGAACCAACACTAAACTTGCAATGGTTAGGTTAATCATCAGAGATGTAAACAATTCTACATGTTGCCAACCAATTCAAGGAAGCTAAGGAGAGCCCAAAAGGCCAGCATGGTGAAGCTAGCTAGCTGTGCAGAAAGAAGGCAACAGTACACTTAGAGCAACTCCAACAGACGATGTAGAATTCACATCATatgatgtaaaatacatcacTTGTTTTTGCTCATTTTCAGGTTTTTACATCACCTGCTTTTGCTCTCAAAAGTCAGATGTACATCACCTCTCCTCTGAAAGTGCTCCGGAAGATGATGTATTTTACAgcatctgttggagatgctcttattgtgGTTAAATTCTGAAACTCAAAACTTCATGCAGAGGAGACGATGTCGACTTCATCCGTGAGCCAACGTGACAGGCCATGCCACAGCCGCCCAACAGAAGGCCACTCCTTCACCGCCCGAATAAAGAGCATGCAGAGGACACACTGCCAAAGGAGGCGTTGCTGAACATGGCCACGACGCACATAGTCGCTGCCTAGCTCCGCCAACGATCTCGACAAGTACCCAGGCTACCTAATAGCCCTACTAGACTCCATGAATGATCACAACGTGTGGGCAGCCGAGCTATCAGTCGGCATCGAGCGTTCGATGTGCGACAACGGccgcttcgtgtacctcgtgatcGGCGAAAAACAAGCTCCAACCACACCGACAACAGGAATGGAACATGTGTTGTACCATTGAGTGGGGTAAGCCAATCGAGGTGGACCCCAGAGCGACCGCCGGGAGGAACTCAAGTCTGATGAAGCGTGAACCAGCCGCAAGGGCGATGAAAAAGGCAGCAGTACAGTTATTGTGGTTAACTTCTTGTAATGGAAAAAACTTGTGGGGCACCAACCAATTCAAGGAAGTTAATGAGGACATAATATAATGTTGCTAGAAGCACAAACAGCCAGCATGGAaaatctagctagctagctgcaaaGCAAACAATCGATCTGATAGAATCTGAGATCCTACCAGACCGGTtacgtagattgtaggggtggaagtgtgctggacgggggagaggaaggcggcgccagcggctggccgccgtcgcgaggttggaggaaggcggcgcaagggaaggagcggcggctagggcagggaagaccgactcctcaaggagtcggcAATAACGATCTGTATGATCTGTTTATTGCTTGATTTCTCACGTACGTTTTACAGCAGTATAAATAAGCTAATGAAAAGGataaatgggctaagcccctaatttaggcCCACTAATGGGCTTCCTCCTGCTATAGGCCAAACCGGTCATAACACGATCAGCCAATCCAGGCACCAAAGAATTTCCCACCATGTAAACAAGTGCATTCCGAGAGAGATAGCTTTTGTGCCGATGCAGATGCTAGACCTGCAAGCATCTGGAGCATAGCAAGCTTCAAAGCATAATGCGACTGACCAAAAGAAGTAATACTAGACTTTTGGACAGTTTGAAATCCAAACTTGATGTTTTCCTTGACATGGAAACAATTCTATGGGCATCAACCAAGCAAAGGAAGCTAATGAGGACAAGACAGCACACTGATGTCAGCCCAAAACGGCCAGCAGAGTGAAGCTAGCTAGCTGTGCAGGCTGTGCGCAGCGTTAACTAAATGTTGTGGCAGGTATaaaacaaggtgttctgaacaaaACGCCATCCATGCCGACGCAGATGCTAGGCCCGCAAGCATCTGGACAAGAAGATGGTTTTACCATCCTAGGAGCCAGGTGCTGCTACAGTGCTGCTACCTATAGGCTATAGCTCCCGCTCTACCAGCATAGCAAACTTCAAAGCATAACAAGGCTGACAGAAGGAACTAACACTAGACTTTAGGAGCGTTTGAAATCTAAACTTGATGTTTTCCTTGATGACATGGAAACAGTTATGTGGATGTTTCGCTGAAGTCAAAGGGCCATCGGGGCGAAGCTACGCTACCTAGCTGCGCAGCGAATGATCAATCAGCCCGGCTGGGAACCGCGCAGTGGGTAAACAAGCAATAATCTGGACCAGAAGATGGAGCCGCACTTGGCTACCTACAACCAGCCGCCCGTGCGTACGTACGTTCTCTCCCCGCATCTCGACGAGCTCCTACCTCGTACGACCGAGCACAGCAGGGCAAGCCTACGTGACGTAGCCCGCCCAGATCTACCACGCCGAGCGGAACGGATCTCACCGCATCACCATCGGTTCTCCCAGCCCAGGCACCTGAAACCTAGCTTGGGCTCGAGGAGCCGCGACACGGAACAGATGGGATCTGGAGGGAAGAGAGAGATGAAGGGCGCACGTACTCCTGGTACGCGGAGAGAAGGAAGATGGAGGCGAAGAGCACCCGGCCGACGAATGAGACGAACCCCATCTCCGGTCCTCGCTGCGTTCCTTCCGACCCTCCTCCTAGTCGAGCCGCTGCTGCTCTCCCTCTGgtcgcggcggacggcggcgactAGCAGCAGCGCGGCATCTGAGAGGTCCAGGAAGGGGATCGATCGGTCCACCGGGTGGGTGTGGGTGGCTTTGTGTCGGTGCGGTGCCAGCGGTTGTGTTGGACTGTTGGTGAATGTCCCGACCCGGCACGGCCCAAAGAGTGTTGGCACTTTCCAAATAAAATATagtgagaacaagcaagtgcgtgggTACTTGCCCTatccccctcaaaaaaaaaaacttgccctATGCCACGGAGCTCCAGCACAAGGGCTGGGCGATGGACTGCTTTAACCTCCACCGTTTCCCCATGTGTCGCCCTGTAATTGGCTTGTCTCGGGATGGAAAGAAAAGGACTGCAAGGAGGGGAAAAGGAGGTCGTGAGCAAACCCTATCCCCTTCCCTTGTTGTCGCCGCCTCTCGCCCTCCACCTCCTGGTGCCCATCAATCTCGTCTGCCGCCTCGCTCACGCCCACCTGCTGCCCCTTGACCTGAAGACTAGAGAGTGACGGACCCAGCCACGAggtggaggaggccagaggggtcaACGGCAACGATGGAGGAGATGCTGCTGGATATGGCGTGGCGGGGGATGGCGAGTAATAGGCAGGGCCGCTCGGCGGTGAAGACTCACCAGGGAGACACAAGTTTCATTGGGCCTCAAAGCAACATCGGGAGCACTCTGCTGGGGTTCATCCAGAAAGTGCTACAAATGCGAGTTTTAACTGCTAAGTAGCACTCGCATTTGTCCAAACCTTGTAAACACCAAGGACACACTACTATCAGATATTGCAGGCATGTCAAATTATATCCATATATACAAACAAAGCATATGTAACCATTCAGCTAACTACATATTTTGATACATAGACAGGCGTTGAATGGTTTAcctggtagagatgatttgaaagAGGCGCTTCAACTACCCATCCAGATAGTTCCTGCACGTTTCTGATAATCCACTTGTTCTTTGCATTTGGGGTCCTGTGTGGGCAGCACCTGCTTTAGATAAGGTAATTCGGTATTCTTTTTTTTATGTTTCGGGTGTTCTAATTTTCTTCATGAGTTATGTTGATGATTTAACATATACCAGATTGTTCAACCCTGAAACGTTCCATCTCTTAAATATGACGGTACATACTATTCATTTGTAAGATCATATTTCTGTAGGATGGTTTCACAACAATTGATGTGTTGTTAAATGGATCCAAGCTGGAGTTACTAATTTCAGTTTGATGGCTTCCTACTGTGGTAAGTTTCTTCCGTACATGTAACTCTGAACTGGCGATGTGATATCTCGAGACTTATATTTATTCTTTATGTAAAGTCTCCCTTTTGATTTTATGTTGTGGACTTGTGGAGCATCTGATTTTCTCATTATATTTGAATAAAGTGCTTAGATGGTTCGTTGTTTTCCTGGAGCTGATGCCTTCATCTTTCCATGATAGAATTAATTGGGTCCGAGCACTTGTTTCCGGGACTGCTTCCTGAGGGTGAAGGTGTGGCTGCCCTTGTACTTGAGTCTCTTGGTGCTGACCCAAGCAATAATCATACACATGTAACAATACCTGGAATTCTGTTCTCCTCTTTAAGAAGCAAGAACGTTTTCTTTGGTTTGTTATCACACAAATGTTATGTGCATCTAGGTTGTCCACAATTGATGAGTatgtgtgatacgtcccaaacgtatctataatttcttatgttccatgctagttttatgataatactcaaatgttttatacacactttacatcattattatgcattttccggcactaactattaacgagatgtcgaagcgccagttcctgttttgtgctgttttcggtttcagaaatcctacacaggaaatattctcggaattggacgaaacgaacgcccagggtcttatttttccacggagcttccagaagaccgaagaggatacgaagtggggccacgaggcgccaccaccacagggccgcgcggccaagggggggcccgcgccgccctatggtgttgggcccccgtgcctctcccgactctgcccttctgcctacttatactctccatcgcgaaaaccctattaccgagagccacgatacggaaaaagttccagagacgccgccgccgccaatcccatctcgggggattcaggagatcgcctacggcaccctgctcggagaggggaatcatctcccggaggactctacatcaccatgatcgcctccggactgatgtgtgagtagttcatccttggactatgggtccatagtagtagctagatggttgtcttctcctcattgtgctatcatgttagatcttgtgagctgcctatcatgatcaagatcgtctatttgtaatgttagatgttgtgtttgttgggatccgatgaatatggaatacaatgtcaagttgattattgatctatcatatatgtgttgtttatgttcttgcatgctctccgttgctagtagaggctctggccaagttgatacttgtgactccaagagggagtatttatgctcgatagtgggttcatgcctccattgaatccgggacggtgacgagaaagttctaaggttgtggatgtgcttgttgccactagggataaaacatcaatgctttgtctaaggatatttgtgtttattacattacgcaccatacttaatgcaattgtctgttgtttgcaacttaatactggaaggggtgcggatgctaacccgaaggtggactttttaggcatagatgcgtatCATGATCTTCACCACCCCACAAGGTGGTTCTCATTTTTTCCCTACGAAAAAGCTTTAAAAGAAGAGAGGTATGCGCAAGGCTTCCACCatttataatgttgatgcttcttcacttgataatacttgatgctcgtatTTACagtattaaagaaaagcgcttatgggagacaacccatgttttatttacagtgtttttttatttttgttgagtcttggaagttattactactgtaatgacctcttcTTATCAAttgtatttcgtttttgtgccaagaatagcctctaataggaagaaagtaatgtctggggaagttgttgtcctgaaaacagattatgtgttgttaccataaaaattcttaTAAATAGCCAGAGCGTAATTTTCagctgtcatttttatgcatatgccctaggttattatctaactttcgttagttgaaaaCTTTTCAAGATAAGCAACAAAGGATTTTAAAACTTTTCAATCTTTAcctattgttctgttttgacagatttatgcactatttgcatttgcccctTAAATCTCTTTATTTTTGAGTATTTTATcaacaaagagatttttgaaaggttgctacagtatcttATGCATTAATAGATGtttgtgatgggattcgtagcatagaaaacaaaaaaattcctaccgcaagaacgaaaaccaagccaagatgcaatctagaagatggtgatgacccacaagtatagggggtgtatcgtagtactttcgataaataagagtgtcgaacccaacgaggagcagaaggtgttgacaagcagtttcgatgaaggattcactgtaaatgctcacagacaagtattcagggggttttgatatagcagataaataaagtataagtaaataaaatgcgagagtaatggttgcagcgagtggcccaatcctttttagcagaaaggacaagccgatttgtttacttatgatgaccaaacgttcttgaggacacatgggaatttagtctcgtgctttcgcttcatatagttgattaatcttcattgttttgataagtgttgtgtgggtgaacctatgctaatgcaccgcccttcctaggactaatacatacttgtgattataccccttgcaagcatccgcaaatacaagaaagtaattaagataaatctaaccacagaccttaaactacgagatcctgctatccctcccgcatcgatataccaacgggggttcggagttcttgtcactccggcaaccccacaattagcaaacgaatacaagatgtattcccctaggcccataaaggtgaagtatcatgtagtcgacgttcacatgacaccactagaagaataacaccacaacttaaatatcaaaccattgaatattactcaccatagttcactactaacatttagacttcacccatgtcctcaagaactaaatgaacgactcacgagacatcatatggaacatgatcagaggtgatatgatgatgaataacaatctgaacataaaccttgattcaatggtttcactcaatagcatcaataacaaggagtaatcaataccgggagagtttcccctatgaaacaatcaagattcgaccctagatgttacagcggtgacgaggtgcagcggtggagatgatggtgacggcggtggagatgatggtgatgatgatcccaatgaagtccagctcgatgacggtgacgatggcgtcgatttccccctacgggagggaatttccctggcggatttcagcctaccggagagctcttttctctctgg includes these proteins:
- the LOC124677537 gene encoding uncharacterized protein LOC124677537, translating into MGFVSFVGRVLFASIFLLSAYQEFSEFGSDGGPAAKSLKPKLDLFVKQVSANIGMGVPHIDIKTVIASTMFLKAFGGLLFIISSSFGAFLLLVYLAFITPVVHDFYNYEMESQQFVQLFTQFSQSVACFGALLFFLGMKNSIPRRHSKRRAAKAKTT